The following coding sequences lie in one Arachis ipaensis cultivar K30076 chromosome B03, Araip1.1, whole genome shotgun sequence genomic window:
- the LOC107629950 gene encoding peroxisome biogenesis protein 22: MAESSKEELLELIKRLTLKISDLFSSSLNNLDTHSIGAVAGLAVAIFFTWRLLRSPSVSQRRQQKRQVASSSTPGVSAHSNAVVVPSGVCSTSEDSRAQNVVDEFFQPVKPSLGQIVRQRLSEGRKVTCRLLGVILEETSPEELQKQATVKSSVLEVLLEITKFCDLYLMERVLDDESEKRVLAALEDAGIFTSGGLVKDKVLFCSTENGRSSFVRQLEPDWHVDSNPEIISQLARFIKYQLHVAPFRPERAAANVFCAPSLEHFFGSI; encoded by the exons ATGGCGGAGAGCTCGAAGGAGGAGTTATTAGAGCTCATCAAGCGCCTCACTCTCAAGATTTCCGACCTCTTCTCCTCTTCCCTCAACAACCtt GATACACACTCTATTGGTGCTGTTGCGGGCCTTGCTGTTGCAATTTTTTTCACCTGGAGGCTGTTGAGATCACCTTCTGTGTCTCAACGCAGGCAACAAAAACGACAAGTTGCTTCTTCCAGCACACCTGGAGTCAGTGCACATTCAAATGCTGTGGTGGTTCCTTCTGGGGTTTGTTCAACATCAGAGGATTCAAGGGCACAAAATGTTGTTGATGAGTTCTTTCAGCCAGTCAAA CCATCGTTGGGCCAGATTGTGAGGCAGAGGTTGAGTGAAGGAAGAAAG GTTACTTGTCGTCTTCTTGGAGTGATCCTAGAGGAAACTAGTCCAGAGGAGCTTCAG AAACAAGCAACTGTGAAGTCCTCTGTGCTGGAAGTATTGTTGGAAATAacaaaattttgtgatttatatcTCATGGAAAGAGTCTTGGACGATGAAAGTGAG AAGAGAGTTCTTGCTGCATTAGAAGATGCTGGGATATTTACTTCAGGTGGTTTAGTCAAAGACAAG GTCCTCTTCTGTAGCACAGAGAATGGACGGTCATCGTTTGTTCGACAATTGGAACCAGATTGGCATGTTGACTCAAATCCTGAAATCATTTCTCAGCTAGCA AGATTCATCAAGTATCAACTTCATGTTGCACCCTTTAGACCAGAACGAGCTGCTGCTAATGTGTTCTGTGCTCCGTCCTTGGAACATTTCTTTGGATCCATATGA